The DNA sequence tttggGGGAATTTTACACATAGTTGGTCGACAGGATCCATACATTTTATCCCAGTGCGTCCAGAACAAAGATATTCGACAATATCTACAGGCTGTCTGCTATCTGTGCTACCTGTATGAATGGCTGCAGACGGAAGCAACGTTAGCTCTGCTAAGCGACGGAAATGCAAGCGTGAGCTCCGGGTTGCCAGGTATACGCTTCTCTGACGGTTTTCCTGTGCTCCCACTGCAGCCAATAGTACTATGCGCCTGGCAACCCCAAACTCATGCCCCGAGCGGCGTTACGCAGCTACTAATCACGGCGGCTACTTGGGGGTAGTAACTGATCTTATCAGATCTCAGATCACAGAATCATGTCCGTGGTGTGGGACTGAAGGTATAAAAAGGGGTTAACAGTTCATCTGGTCCTATTGATGCATCGTTTCAAACGTAATGATTCTATTGCACAGAAAGAAAACGGAATTATTATTCGTTCTTTGGTCGTCACGTTCAACTGAGGCCTTTGTGACCATAGCAACGCGTTGCAACATTCCAAATTGGAGCACGCAGAATTACTCCCTGCAACTGCGCATACAGTACATTCCGTCATAAAACCGCCCTTGGCATTTCTTGGAAAGAAGCGCATACCATTAACTCTGATGCAGACGGAATCAGATTCTGCAATCACATCTGTGCCACAGCAGGCTCAGTCACATCTACGGATCACAGGCACCaacaaatagttttaaaaactttatttaaacacatccttttttcaaaaaaatcttttttactTTAGTTGGATTGGGTTGCTTTTATTTGATCTTAcactgtgtttttattcagtcatttactatttattattatttctgatcCTTTTAGAATTTTATTCAGAGTATtttgccttttcattttacaaagttTGTTTTCTTGGAGCTGTATCATTGCATCTCTCTTGTGTCTCCTGTTAATTAATGTCATTATTAGTCATAGTGGCTCATCCTGCTGAGATGATTATCGATCCCAATGGTTCATACCAGCGAAAACAACGCTTTAATGCACGTGCACCTGGGGTGTTGCAGAGCTGGAGAACTCTATTGAGCAATATCGTCAGCGCCAAGGCAACCGCGAAATTCTCCGGCACAGACACTCCTGGAGGCTCCACATCCTGATACCGCTGAGCGCGTTCATCCCTGACAAGTTGGAGGAGGCCGATCAGTGCGTCCGTTTCCACGACAACCTGCCAGAAATCGCCATCGACAGGGCGGGCGTCAGGAGGCGGATCTACAAGAACAGCGTGTACCGCGTGCTGGACCAGCAGGGGCAGGTGAGTGccctgctgtgattggtggaattAGTGTTGACAATTTACGGTGCAATGAGACTTTCTCGTGGTTAGCGTGACAATGGCACCACCTTGTGGTAAAACGTATGAACTGCCAGTGAAGTGATGGTGTCCCTGTTGTCTTGGACTCGTGTTTGAGATGTGAAGAATATGTCatgacgtgtgtgtgcatgcgcgtgtgtgtgactctgtgtgtgtacgcatgtgtgtacatgtgcacgtatgtatttgtatgcatgtgtgtgtgcgggtgtacacatgcatgtgtgtgtgttcatgtatgtgtgtctatgtgtatgtgcttgtatgtgtttctgtgtgtgtgtgcacgtgcgtgtacgcatgcgcgtatgtgtgtgtgagtgtgtgtgcatatacatgaTTTAGGGCCTAAAAGGCCTGTCATACCTATATGTGTGTATCCAGGCACACCACTGTGTGGCAGAGTATGCCACGCCACTGCAGACCCTGTACACGATGTCCCAGGAGAGCAGCGCTGGTTTGAGCTCGGAGGAGCGAAGGCAGCAAGTCCTGCTCTTCATCCGCTCCCTGGAGGCGGTCCTGGAGGAGTCCGTCGAGTGTCGCAATCGATACCGCCTGATCATACTGGACGGTGAGGCccgttctctccctcccccccccccccccccccaaacagagcCCGTACGCTCTGCGAATCACAAGATGTCGACAAGCGGCTTTTCACTGAACAAGCGGCTTCACCTTTACTGCCTTTACAAAGAAATGCCTGAGGTCACAAGTTTAGGGAATGATGGGACGAGGCAGGAAGGAAAGACACGTTTAATCCGAAAAAAAGATGTCTCCAGcaatgtcgttttttttttccttctacttCCTGCAGATGAGCATGAGCAGGAAGCGGAGCCAgaccctcacttcctgtccaagAAGAtcctccagcagctgcagcagcaggagagggaggagtaCGGAGTGGCTGCGCCCAGAGAGGAGCCGCCCAGGGAGGAGCCGCCCAGCGCGGACTTCCTGTCCCGCGTTCCCACGCTCATGATCAGCGACGACCTGCCCAGTCCTCTCAGACTTCCAGTGGAGAACGACTGGAACCCCACGGGCCAGTGTAAATGACTGGCACGTGCTCTGACCACCGCGCTG is a window from the Anguilla anguilla isolate fAngAng1 chromosome 3, fAngAng1.pri, whole genome shotgun sequence genome containing:
- the sting1 gene encoding stimulator of interferon genes protein, whose protein sequence is MLRLEGAGRLIPRPRGRLPAYCAGATGVAIVLLVYLALGHVPFCRQAVTAALGVTLGAVLRGLCLLAEESLHHLGTRYRGSLSRMLRACFSGGPRLLGVVVVLVLWAQSLQLELAEWYSVAIASGFSLLLQAFGILSPSPVETSEICEERKMNVAHGLAWSFYTGYLKLVLPKLENSIEQYRQRQGNREILRHRHSWRLHILIPLSAFIPDKLEEADQCVRFHDNLPEIAIDRAGVRRRIYKNSVYRVLDQQGQAHHCVAEYATPLQTLYTMSQESSAGLSSEERRQQVLLFIRSLEAVLEESVECRNRYRLIILDDEHEQEAEPDPHFLSKKILQQLQQQEREEYGVAAPREEPPREEPPSADFLSRVPTLMISDDLPSPLRLPVENDWNPTGQCK